Proteins found in one Sphingomonas sp. SORGH_AS_0879 genomic segment:
- a CDS encoding mannose-1-phosphate guanylyltransferase/mannose-6-phosphate isomerase, protein MNNQIVPVILSGGSGTRLWPMSKPEMPKQLLPITSDETMLQLTAQRTNSNGFAAPIVVAGQRHADLVERQLVEAGTAPQLLILEPVARNTAPAIALAALAARPEEVLLVMPSDHVIADLDAFHAAIRSALPMVSQGWLATFGIAPDKPETGYGYIQVGREIAKGVHQVARFVEKPRLERAEAMLARGDYAWNGGIFLFRADRYLEELGQHAPEMLVAAEKAMRAARREDKRLVPDEAEFAACPSDSIDYAVMERADRVAVVPVSMGWNDVGSWDALHAISDLDVFGNSHRGEVLAIDTRNCLIRTDRVRVAAVDVEDLIIVASGDDVLILPRGRSQDVKKLIEAMKR, encoded by the coding sequence ATGAATAATCAGATCGTGCCGGTCATCCTCTCCGGCGGGTCCGGCACCCGGTTGTGGCCGATGTCCAAACCGGAGATGCCCAAGCAGCTTCTTCCCATCACCTCCGATGAAACCATGCTCCAACTGACGGCGCAGCGGACCAATTCCAACGGGTTCGCGGCCCCCATCGTCGTCGCCGGACAGCGTCACGCCGATCTGGTCGAGCGGCAACTGGTCGAAGCCGGAACCGCGCCGCAACTGCTGATCCTGGAGCCGGTGGCGCGCAACACCGCGCCCGCCATCGCGCTCGCGGCCCTTGCCGCCCGGCCCGAGGAAGTGCTGCTGGTCATGCCCTCGGATCATGTGATCGCCGATCTCGACGCCTTCCACGCCGCGATCCGATCGGCGTTGCCCATGGTGTCGCAGGGGTGGCTGGCGACCTTCGGCATCGCCCCCGACAAGCCCGAGACGGGTTACGGCTATATCCAGGTCGGTCGCGAGATCGCCAAGGGCGTGCATCAGGTCGCGCGCTTCGTCGAGAAGCCCAGGCTGGAGCGCGCCGAGGCGATGCTGGCACGCGGCGACTATGCCTGGAACGGTGGCATCTTCCTGTTCCGCGCCGACCGCTATCTGGAGGAGCTGGGCCAGCATGCGCCGGAAATGCTGGTCGCCGCCGAAAAGGCGATGCGGGCGGCGCGGCGCGAGGACAAGCGCCTGGTCCCCGACGAGGCGGAGTTCGCCGCCTGCCCGTCCGATTCGATCGACTATGCGGTGATGGAGCGCGCGGACCGCGTGGCCGTGGTGCCCGTATCGATGGGCTGGAACGATGTCGGAAGCTGGGACGCGCTTCACGCGATCAGCGATCTGGACGTGTTCGGCAACAGCCATCGCGGCGAGGTGCTGGCCATCGACACCCGCAACTGCCTGATCCGCACCGACCGGGTCCGCGTCGCGGCGGTGGATGTCGAGGACCTGATCATCGTGGCGAGCGGCGACGATGTCCTGATTCTGCCGCGCGGCCGCAGCCAGGACGTGAAGAAGCTGATCGAGGCGATGAAGCGCTAA
- a CDS encoding TIGR03013 family XrtA/PEP-CTERM system glycosyltransferase, translating into MIRLFKHYVPHAALLLGLVDFLLLIVAAELGWLIRARQIGFPPGTLVERLPQVLSFALPLQIALLAVGGYAAASFLSLRFAAARLMVAVSMGVILLSLIFFFFPGLSYWRSSLFFSMLIAIVLLVLERALMGRMLGGDRFKQRVILMGAGDRAAAIMALARQPGSNFVVAGAIAMNDAETAVPDAVPRSAIPNLQEFVIEREATEVVLALQERRNALPYQDLLRVRTTGVQVYELSSFLERQTGRIDLASVSHSWLIFSEGFASGRMWSAMFKRTFDITVSLILLVLAVPVILLTGIAIRLESRGPAFYRQRRIGLFNQPFDILKLRSMRQDAEIAGQAVWAEKDDPRITRIGRFIRKVRIDELPQIWSVLMGEMSFVGPRPERPQFVEQLEQQIPFYAERHMVKPGITGWAQLNYPYGASIEDARHKLEYDLYYAKNYSPFLDALILLQTLRVILWPTGAR; encoded by the coding sequence ATGATCCGCCTGTTTAAACATTATGTCCCACACGCCGCGCTCCTGCTCGGGTTGGTCGATTTCCTGCTGCTGATCGTGGCGGCGGAGCTGGGCTGGTTGATCCGCGCGCGACAGATCGGCTTCCCCCCCGGAACGCTGGTCGAGCGCTTGCCCCAGGTGCTCAGCTTCGCCCTCCCGCTCCAGATCGCGTTGTTGGCGGTGGGGGGCTATGCGGCGGCGTCGTTCCTGTCGTTGCGCTTCGCGGCGGCACGGTTGATGGTCGCGGTGTCGATGGGGGTGATCCTCCTGTCGCTGATCTTCTTCTTCTTTCCGGGGCTGTCCTATTGGCGGTCCAGCCTGTTCTTCTCGATGCTGATCGCCATCGTCCTGCTGGTCCTGGAGCGGGCGTTGATGGGGCGGATGCTGGGCGGCGATCGGTTCAAGCAGCGGGTCATCCTGATGGGCGCGGGCGACCGGGCCGCCGCGATCATGGCGCTGGCGCGGCAGCCGGGATCGAACTTCGTGGTCGCCGGGGCAATCGCGATGAACGACGCGGAGACGGCGGTTCCCGATGCCGTCCCGCGCAGCGCCATTCCCAATCTTCAGGAATTCGTCATCGAGCGGGAGGCGACGGAGGTCGTGCTGGCCTTGCAGGAACGTCGCAACGCCTTGCCCTATCAGGACCTGCTGCGCGTTCGCACGACCGGGGTGCAGGTATATGAACTTTCCAGCTTTCTGGAGCGGCAGACGGGTCGCATCGATCTCGCCTCGGTCAGCCATAGCTGGCTGATTTTCTCGGAAGGCTTCGCCTCGGGCCGGATGTGGTCGGCGATGTTCAAGCGCACCTTCGATATCACGGTGAGCCTGATCTTGCTGGTCTTAGCGGTGCCGGTGATCCTGTTGACCGGGATCGCCATCCGGCTGGAGTCGCGTGGCCCCGCCTTTTATCGCCAGCGCCGGATCGGCCTGTTCAACCAGCCCTTCGACATATTAAAGCTGCGTTCGATGCGTCAGGATGCGGAAATCGCAGGGCAAGCCGTCTGGGCTGAGAAGGACGACCCGCGCATCACGCGGATCGGGCGGTTCATCCGCAAGGTGCGGATCGACGAATTGCCGCAAATCTGGTCGGTGCTGATGGGCGAGATGAGCTTCGTCGGCCCGCGCCCCGAACGCCCGCAATTCGTCGAGCAATTGGAACAACAAATCCCTTTCTATGCCGAGCGACATATGGTGAAGCCGGGGATCACCGGCTGGGCACAGCTCAACTATCCCTATGGCGCGTCGATTGAGGATGCGCGGCACAAGCTGGAATATGACCTGTATTACGCCAAAAATTATTCGCCCTTCCTTGACGCGCTGATCCTGTTGCAGACGCTGCGGGTGATCCTCTGGCCGACGGGCGCACGATAG
- the lepA gene encoding translation elongation factor 4, with translation MTTPLDKIRNFSIIAHIDHGKSTLADRLIQFTGGLTDREMSEQVLDNMEIEKERGITIKAQTVRLAYKAQDGETYTLNLMDTPGHVDFAYEVSRSLAACEGALLVVDAAQGVEAQTLANVYQSIEHDHEIVPVINKIDLPAAEPEKVRAEIEDVIGIDASGAVLASAKSGIGIGDILEAIVKNIPAPKGDATAPLKAMLVDSWYDPYLGVVILVRVMEGTLKKGQQIKFMQAGTTHLIDRVGCFRPKIEQLTELGVGEIGFITAQIKDVAQARVGDTLTDAKKPTEQALPGFKEVQPVVFCGLFPVDANDFEKLRESISKLRLNDASFSFEMETSAALGFGFRCGFLGLLHLEIIQERLTREYDLDLITTAPSVVYQIELSHDGGQIDLHNPADMPDPNKIASISEPWIEATIYVPDEYLGSILKLCQDRRGIQKNLTYVGGRAQATYELPLNEVVFDFYDRLKSLSKGYASFDYHQIGYREGDLVKMSILVNEEPVDALSMIVHRGTAETRGRGMCERLKELIPRHLFKIPIQAAIGGKVIARETISAMRKDVTAKCYGGDATRKRKLLEKQKKGKAKMREYGSVSIPQEAFIAALRMGDEA, from the coding sequence ATGACCACGCCGCTCGACAAGATTCGCAATTTCTCCATCATCGCGCATATCGACCATGGCAAGTCGACACTCGCCGATCGCCTGATCCAGTTCACCGGCGGCCTGACCGACCGCGAGATGAGCGAACAGGTTCTCGACAATATGGAGATCGAGAAGGAACGCGGCATCACCATCAAGGCGCAGACCGTGCGCCTGGCGTACAAGGCGCAGGACGGCGAGACGTACACGCTGAACCTGATGGACACGCCGGGCCATGTCGACTTCGCCTATGAGGTCAGCCGGTCGCTGGCCGCCTGCGAAGGCGCGCTGCTGGTCGTCGATGCCGCGCAGGGCGTCGAGGCGCAGACGCTGGCCAATGTCTATCAGTCGATCGAGCATGACCATGAGATCGTGCCCGTCATCAACAAGATCGATCTGCCCGCCGCCGAACCCGAAAAGGTCCGCGCCGAGATCGAGGATGTGATCGGCATCGATGCCTCGGGCGCGGTGCTGGCCAGCGCCAAGTCGGGCATCGGCATCGGCGACATCCTGGAAGCGATCGTCAAGAATATCCCGGCCCCGAAGGGCGATGCGACCGCGCCGCTGAAGGCGATGCTGGTCGATAGCTGGTACGACCCCTATCTGGGCGTCGTCATCCTGGTCCGCGTCATGGAAGGGACGCTGAAAAAAGGGCAGCAGATCAAGTTCATGCAGGCGGGCACCACCCACCTGATCGACCGGGTCGGCTGTTTCCGTCCCAAGATCGAGCAACTGACCGAACTGGGCGTGGGCGAGATCGGCTTCATCACCGCGCAGATCAAGGACGTGGCGCAGGCGCGGGTCGGCGACACGCTGACCGACGCCAAGAAGCCGACCGAGCAGGCGCTGCCGGGCTTCAAGGAAGTCCAGCCGGTGGTGTTCTGCGGCCTGTTCCCGGTGGATGCCAACGACTTCGAAAAGCTGCGCGAGTCGATCAGCAAGCTGCGGCTGAACGATGCCTCGTTCAGCTTCGAGATGGAAACCTCGGCAGCGCTCGGCTTCGGTTTTCGTTGCGGCTTTCTGGGCCTGCTGCATCTGGAGATCATCCAGGAGCGGCTGACCCGCGAATATGACCTTGATCTCATCACCACCGCGCCCTCGGTGGTGTACCAGATCGAACTGAGCCATGACGGCGGCCAGATCGACCTGCACAACCCCGCCGACATGCCCGATCCCAACAAGATCGCGTCGATCAGCGAACCGTGGATCGAGGCGACCATCTATGTCCCCGACGAATATCTGGGTTCGATCCTGAAGCTGTGCCAGGACCGGCGGGGCATCCAGAAGAACCTGACCTATGTCGGCGGGCGGGCGCAAGCGACCTATGAACTGCCGCTCAACGAAGTCGTGTTCGATTTCTACGACCGGCTGAAGTCGCTGTCCAAGGGCTATGCCAGCTTCGACTATCATCAGATCGGCTATCGCGAGGGTGACCTCGTGAAGATGAGCATCCTGGTCAACGAAGAGCCGGTCGACGCGCTGTCGATGATCGTCCATCGCGGCACCGCCGAGACGCGCGGGCGCGGCATGTGCGAGCGGTTGAAGGAACTCATCCCACGTCACCTGTTCAAGATCCCGATCCAGGCGGCGATCGGCGGCAAGGTGATCGCGCGCGAGACGATCAGCGCGATGCGCAAGGACGTGACCGCGAAATGCTATGGCGGCGACGCAACTCGTAAGCGCAAGCTGCTGGAAAAGCAGAAAAAAGGTAAGGCCAAGATGCGCGAGTACGGTTCGGTCAGCATTCCCCAGGAAGCCTTTATCGCTGCCCTTCGCATGGGCGACGAAGCGTAA
- the modB gene encoding molybdate ABC transporter permease subunit translates to MLSPEEWGIVRLSLLVGGTAMLATLPIAFVLAWLLARGRFPGRVLLDGIVHLPLVVPPVVTGWVLLLAFGPEGPIGRWLSEWFGATVLFRWTGAAIAAAVMALPLVVRAIRLSIEAVDPRLEQAARTLGAGRARVFATITLPLCAPGILAGLVLGFARSIGEFGATITFVSNVPGETATLPLAIYSALQRPGGEDMVWRLATVSVVLSLIALVASEWLARRMGRGLHVL, encoded by the coding sequence ATGCTGTCACCCGAGGAATGGGGGATCGTCCGGCTATCGTTGCTCGTGGGCGGCACGGCGATGCTGGCGACGCTGCCGATCGCGTTCGTTCTGGCATGGCTGTTGGCGCGGGGGCGGTTTCCGGGGCGGGTGCTGCTCGACGGCATCGTCCATCTGCCGTTGGTGGTCCCGCCGGTGGTGACCGGCTGGGTGTTGCTCCTCGCCTTCGGGCCGGAGGGGCCGATCGGTCGCTGGCTGAGCGAATGGTTCGGGGCGACCGTGCTGTTCCGCTGGACCGGCGCGGCGATCGCGGCGGCGGTGATGGCTCTGCCACTGGTCGTGCGGGCGATTCGCCTTTCGATCGAGGCGGTTGATCCCCGTCTGGAACAGGCTGCGCGAACGCTGGGCGCGGGGCGGGCCCGAGTCTTTGCAACCATCACCCTGCCATTGTGCGCGCCGGGGATATTGGCGGGCCTCGTGCTCGGTTTCGCCCGTTCGATCGGGGAGTTCGGAGCGACGATCACCTTCGTCTCCAACGTGCCGGGGGAGACGGCCACCCTGCCGCTCGCCATCTATTCCGCGCTCCAGCGGCCCGGTGGCGAGGATATGGTGTGGCGGCTCGCGACCGTGTCGGTGGTGTTGTCGCTGATCGCGCTGGTCGCGTCCGAATGGCTGGCGCGGCGAATGGGGCGGGGTCTGCATGTCCTTTGA
- a CDS encoding tetratricopeptide repeat protein, whose translation MSEATKPPYAGRDRRRSTPYPMLRRKRRIWRRRSIRRRIRIVAVLAAIALAIAGLLTLLYSGSPPVDPAQALRRASLALEAGNYHAAHDQARQAAGAAPRSGQAQMMLARTSLLLGQGVTAEAALDRALVDGVPRVRTLADRAEARLLLGNVAGAQDAVNRMPAERDAAMMRVAAQLRARQGKGGAVLRRSLEQLVARFPNDARGWTDLGRSRFGAGDMDGATQAAARAVALAPADPAALTLQGEVVRARYGLTAGLPWFRAALARDAYYHPALIQYAATLGDLGRASDAVAATRTALISEPGSPEALYLQAVIAARAGQYALAQHALQLTGGALAARPSVALLDGALAYAQGRPQRAVRVWSRLVTMQPMNVAARRLLALAQIGIGDRAAALATLRPILSRADADGYALRLAAIAQSGDSSELIDRIAKAQRSDAAIFRSDRPVGDLALAAGGSPTDPTYALGLIRGLASHGDQAAALQKVQALVRASPGAAVAQMAYGDMLAVTGRMTEAVGPYARAANLTFDEPAMLRLIDAYQRIGQSRAAATALGLYLSQNSQSLPARRLLAAWQMAAGQWDDAIEMLEGLRTQLGPGDIALLHNLAIAYAESGDGVVARRYAAAAYRLDPMNAGVADAYGIALAANGEEAGARQLFDKALALAPGDPVILRHRAAL comes from the coding sequence GTGAGTGAGGCGACGAAGCCGCCTTATGCCGGACGTGATCGGCGTCGCTCGACCCCCTATCCGATGCTGCGGCGCAAGCGTCGCATCTGGCGACGGCGTTCGATCCGGCGGCGGATCAGGATCGTCGCGGTTCTCGCCGCCATTGCCCTGGCGATCGCGGGGCTGCTGACCCTGCTTTACAGCGGCAGTCCGCCGGTCGATCCGGCGCAGGCGCTGCGGCGCGCGAGCCTGGCGCTGGAGGCGGGGAATTACCACGCGGCGCATGACCAGGCGCGGCAGGCCGCCGGAGCCGCGCCTCGCTCAGGCCAGGCGCAAATGATGCTCGCACGGACCAGCCTGTTGCTGGGGCAGGGGGTGACGGCGGAGGCCGCGCTCGACCGTGCGCTGGTCGATGGAGTGCCGAGGGTCCGGACGCTCGCCGATCGGGCGGAGGCTCGGCTGTTGCTGGGCAATGTCGCCGGGGCGCAGGACGCGGTGAACCGAATGCCCGCCGAGCGCGATGCCGCGATGATGCGTGTCGCCGCACAGCTTCGCGCACGGCAGGGCAAGGGCGGTGCCGTGCTTCGCCGAAGCCTGGAGCAACTGGTCGCCCGCTTTCCCAATGATGCGCGCGGCTGGACCGATCTGGGACGCAGTCGCTTCGGAGCGGGGGACATGGACGGCGCGACGCAGGCGGCGGCACGGGCGGTGGCCCTAGCCCCGGCCGACCCCGCCGCGCTGACCTTGCAGGGGGAGGTGGTGCGGGCCCGCTACGGCCTGACCGCCGGTCTTCCCTGGTTCCGGGCGGCCCTGGCGCGCGATGCCTATTATCATCCCGCCCTCATCCAATATGCCGCGACACTGGGCGATTTGGGTCGGGCGTCCGATGCGGTAGCGGCGACGCGGACCGCGCTGATCTCCGAACCCGGCAGTCCCGAGGCCCTGTATCTGCAAGCGGTGATCGCCGCGCGGGCGGGCCAATATGCGCTGGCGCAGCATGCGCTGCAATTGACTGGGGGCGCCTTGGCCGCCCGGCCTTCGGTCGCCTTGCTGGACGGCGCGCTGGCCTATGCGCAGGGCCGCCCGCAGCGAGCCGTGCGGGTCTGGTCGCGGCTGGTGACGATGCAGCCGATGAACGTCGCGGCACGACGCTTGCTGGCCTTGGCGCAGATCGGGATCGGCGACCGCGCGGCGGCGCTGGCGACGCTTCGCCCCATCCTGTCGCGCGCGGATGCCGATGGCTATGCGCTTCGCCTCGCAGCGATAGCGCAATCGGGGGATAGCTCCGAACTGATCGACAGGATCGCCAAAGCGCAGCGGAGCGATGCCGCCATCTTCCGTTCGGATCGTCCGGTCGGTGACCTAGCGCTCGCCGCCGGCGGCTCGCCGACCGACCCGACCTATGCGCTGGGGCTGATCCGGGGGCTCGCGAGCCATGGCGATCAGGCGGCCGCGCTGCAAAAGGTGCAGGCGCTGGTCCGGGCCAGCCCCGGCGCAGCAGTCGCGCAAATGGCCTATGGCGATATGCTCGCGGTGACGGGACGCATGACCGAGGCGGTCGGGCCCTATGCCCGCGCGGCCAATCTGACCTTTGACGAGCCCGCCATGCTGCGGCTGATCGACGCCTATCAGCGTATCGGCCAGTCCCGCGCGGCGGCGACGGCGCTGGGGCTGTATCTGTCGCAAAACTCGCAAAGCTTGCCCGCCCGCCGGCTGTTGGCGGCGTGGCAGATGGCCGCAGGTCAATGGGACGACGCCATCGAGATGCTGGAAGGGCTGCGGACGCAACTGGGACCAGGCGACATCGCGTTGCTGCACAATCTGGCCATCGCCTATGCCGAGAGCGGTGACGGGGTGGTGGCGCGTCGCTACGCCGCTGCGGCCTATCGGCTCGACCCTATGAACGCCGGGGTGGCGGATGCTTACGGTATCGCGCTCGCCGCCAATGGCGAGGAAGCGGGCGCGCGGCAGTTGTTCGACAAGGCACTGGCATTAGCGCCCGGCGATCCCGTCATCCTGAGGCATCGCGCTGCGCTATAG
- the modA gene encoding molybdate ABC transporter substrate-binding protein, whose amino-acid sequence MKPFSILALFGALSVSVPAVAQNRAPLVLAAASLQESMTAAADSWAKKGHPRPVISFAASSALARQVQAGGTADLFASADEEWMDVLQKDGLLAERTRSAFLGNRLVVIAPAGKGGQVTTRTLAKTLSAGPLAMADTDSVPAGKYGKAALEKLGAWSAVAPHVVRAENVRAALALVERGAAPYGIVYATDAKASPRVHVVGLFPVASHSPITYPLARLKASTNPQAEGFRRFLLSSEGKAIFRRYGFSTR is encoded by the coding sequence ATGAAACCATTTTCCATCCTCGCGCTATTCGGCGCGCTGAGTGTGTCGGTGCCCGCCGTCGCGCAGAATCGCGCGCCCCTGGTTCTTGCTGCGGCCAGCCTTCAAGAATCGATGACCGCCGCCGCCGATAGCTGGGCGAAGAAGGGGCATCCTCGCCCCGTCATTTCCTTCGCCGCCTCCTCGGCCTTGGCGCGACAGGTACAGGCAGGGGGCACGGCCGATCTGTTCGCCTCGGCGGACGAGGAATGGATGGACGTCCTGCAGAAGGACGGGCTGCTCGCCGAGCGTACCCGCAGCGCCTTTCTGGGCAATCGGCTGGTCGTCATTGCGCCAGCGGGCAAGGGCGGTCAGGTGACCACGCGGACGCTGGCAAAGACGCTGTCCGCGGGGCCGCTCGCCATGGCCGATACGGATAGCGTGCCGGCGGGCAAATATGGCAAGGCCGCGCTCGAAAAGCTGGGCGCATGGAGCGCCGTCGCCCCGCATGTCGTGCGAGCGGAGAATGTCCGCGCCGCGCTTGCCTTGGTCGAGCGGGGAGCTGCGCCTTACGGGATCGTCTATGCGACGGATGCCAAGGCGTCGCCGCGCGTCCATGTCGTCGGCCTGTTCCCGGTGGCCAGCCATAGCCCGATCACCTATCCGCTCGCCCGGTTGAAGGCCTCCACCAACCCCCAGGCCGAAGGTTTCCGCCGCTTCCTGCTGTCGAGCGAGGGCAAAGCGATCTTCCGGCGTTACGGTTTCTCGACGCGATGA
- a CDS encoding ATP-binding cassette domain-containing protein, protein MSFDVDVSVLRGDSRIAARFATGPGATVLFGPSGVGKTSILQMVAGLLRPETGHVRVAGETLFDADARIDVRPERRRIGYVFQEPRLFPHMRVAANLRYGQGRGEGDSDGIVAMLGIGHLLDRWPRSLSGGEARRVAIGRALLSGPRVLLLDEPLSSLDRARRGDILDALVAVRDRTGIPILMVTHDPDEAERIATNIVRL, encoded by the coding sequence ATGTCCTTTGACGTCGACGTTTCCGTCCTGCGTGGGGACAGCCGGATCGCGGCGCGCTTCGCGACCGGCCCGGGCGCCACCGTGCTGTTCGGTCCGTCGGGCGTGGGCAAGACCAGCATCCTGCAAATGGTGGCAGGGCTGCTCCGTCCGGAAACCGGCCATGTCCGCGTTGCGGGGGAGACGCTGTTCGATGCGGACGCGCGTATCGATGTGCGGCCGGAGCGGCGGCGGATCGGCTATGTCTTTCAGGAGCCGCGACTGTTCCCGCATATGCGGGTCGCGGCCAATTTGCGCTACGGACAGGGGCGCGGGGAGGGCGATAGCGACGGGATCGTCGCGATGCTGGGTATCGGCCATCTGCTCGACCGCTGGCCGCGCAGTTTGTCGGGTGGGGAGGCTCGCCGGGTGGCGATCGGGCGGGCACTGCTCAGCGGCCCGCGTGTGCTGTTGCTCGATGAGCCGCTATCGTCGCTCGACCGTGCGCGCCGAGGGGACATACTCGACGCGCTGGTGGCCGTGCGGGACCGGACGGGCATCCCGATCCTGATGGTGACGCACGACCCGGACGAAGCCGAACGCATCGCCACCAATATCGTCCGGCTTTAG
- a CDS encoding ATP-binding protein, translating to MIDLDPRILERIAAALERLAPPPQPSADTLAHPAYLWRNGVLTAARGFAPVPLSLLQGLDRQRESLIANLERLADGHAAQDVLLWGARGTGKSALVKAGVAAVQQQRPGRLALVSVDTLDSLPELFGVLEGVDRAFAVFIDDLGFDGASEARALRSLLDGGAEARPAHVRLLVTSNRRHLLPRDLGEQDSAINPRDVVDDQLALSDRFGLSLGFHTLDQDGYLAIVRAYADRYDLPFDGAEAINWATRRGNRSGRVAWQYVVDLAGRMGRSL from the coding sequence ATGATCGACCTCGACCCCCGGATACTCGAACGCATCGCCGCCGCGCTCGAACGTCTCGCTCCGCCGCCTCAGCCTTCCGCCGATACGCTCGCGCATCCGGCCTATCTGTGGCGGAACGGCGTGCTTACCGCCGCGCGCGGTTTTGCGCCGGTGCCCTTGTCGCTTCTTCAGGGATTGGATCGTCAGCGCGAATCGCTGATCGCCAATCTGGAGCGACTGGCGGACGGCCATGCGGCACAGGACGTACTGCTCTGGGGCGCGCGGGGTACGGGCAAGTCCGCGCTGGTCAAGGCGGGCGTCGCCGCCGTGCAGCAGCAGCGCCCCGGTCGGCTGGCGCTGGTATCCGTCGATACGCTCGACAGCCTGCCCGAACTGTTCGGCGTTCTGGAGGGCGTGGACCGCGCCTTTGCGGTGTTCATCGACGATCTCGGGTTCGACGGCGCAAGCGAGGCGCGGGCGCTGCGCTCGCTGCTCGACGGCGGGGCGGAGGCGCGCCCCGCACACGTCCGGTTGCTGGTCACGTCGAACCGGCGCCACCTGCTGCCCCGCGATCTGGGCGAGCAGGACAGTGCGATCAATCCGCGCGACGTGGTGGACGACCAACTGGCGCTGTCCGATAGGTTCGGGTTGAGCCTGGGTTTCCATACGCTCGACCAGGACGGCTATCTGGCGATCGTACGGGCCTATGCCGATCGCTACGACCTGCCGTTCGACGGGGCGGAGGCGATCAACTGGGCGACGCGCCGGGGCAACCGTTCGGGCCGTGTGGCGTGGCAATATGTGGTCGATCTGGCGGGCCGGATGGGGCGGTCGCTGTAA
- a CDS encoding SH3 domain-containing protein produces MIKSSLATVIASLGLIVSGPVAAQKLAKPSSGQRLQEATANDVPHCARKLGTLSIVDGDTSSVTGAWNLAPPSKLLKVLVQRSGCFNLVDRGAGLNAAERERALGGNLGLQRGSNVGQGQVKAADYVLVAEVQGANSNTSGSGAAAGIGGLLGGRVGGLLGGIKSKKMEANTVLSLTNVRTTETIATEEGYAAKNNLSLGGGGFFAVAGAVGGGYDNTDIGRIVTLSFIQAYSKLVSGLGLITPGAAGTAEAAPAKTFTAQADIALRSSAAASGNVIRTIPAGSTVYPTGTKNGLWWEVADENDNVGWVLNTKLAPAGLSADRPSLHSTH; encoded by the coding sequence GTGATCAAATCGTCCCTCGCCACCGTCATCGCCAGCCTTGGCCTGATCGTCTCCGGCCCCGTCGCCGCCCAGAAGCTCGCCAAGCCGAGCAGTGGGCAGCGTTTGCAGGAAGCCACCGCGAATGACGTGCCGCATTGCGCCCGCAAGCTGGGCACGCTGTCGATCGTCGATGGCGACACGTCGAGCGTAACGGGCGCCTGGAACCTCGCACCCCCGTCCAAGCTGCTGAAGGTGCTGGTCCAGCGGTCCGGCTGCTTCAACCTGGTCGATCGCGGCGCGGGGCTGAACGCGGCGGAACGCGAACGTGCGCTTGGCGGCAATCTGGGCCTGCAACGCGGATCGAATGTCGGCCAGGGTCAGGTGAAGGCGGCGGACTATGTCCTGGTCGCGGAGGTACAGGGCGCCAATTCCAATACCAGCGGCAGCGGCGCGGCGGCGGGCATCGGCGGCTTGCTGGGCGGGCGCGTCGGCGGCCTGCTGGGCGGCATCAAGTCGAAGAAGATGGAGGCCAACACCGTCCTCTCGCTGACCAATGTCCGCACCACCGAGACGATCGCCACCGAAGAGGGCTATGCCGCCAAGAACAATCTGTCGCTGGGCGGCGGCGGCTTCTTCGCGGTCGCCGGGGCCGTGGGTGGCGGCTATGACAATACCGATATCGGCCGCATCGTGACCCTGTCGTTCATCCAGGCCTATTCGAAGCTGGTGAGCGGCCTGGGCCTCATCACGCCTGGGGCCGCCGGAACGGCCGAGGCCGCGCCCGCCAAGACCTTCACGGCGCAGGCCGATATCGCCCTGCGGAGCAGCGCGGCGGCCTCGGGCAATGTGATTCGCACGATCCCGGCCGGATCGACCGTCTATCCGACCGGGACGAAGAACGGCCTGTGGTGGGAAGTCGCGGATGAGAACGACAATGTCGGCTGGGTTCTGAACACCAAGCTCGCCCCGGCCGGCCTGTCTGCCGACCGTCCGTCGCTGCACAGCACGCATTGA